The sequence GGAAAAAGCTTAAGGTCGTGGACATCCGAAAAGAATATCAGGAGTCCATGAAGGACACCCTCGCAGGCGTTGAGCTGATAAACGGTGACGCGAGCAGTATTGTTACGTGGAAAAAAATCAACATAAATGAAGTTATGAACATCATCATAACCATCAAGGATCCGGATGTGGTGTCCGAGTGCTGCCGAATCGCCAGAGAGGTTTACGGGCTTGATGTGCAGATTATCGTTCTTTCCTACGGCAATTACCCCGATTCCCTGCTTGATAAATACAACGTAAATATAGTGCATCCGCTTAATGTGGGAATAGAGATTATCGCCTCCATGATTGAGAAAAATGTAGCGTGGCCTGTTAACATCGGCAAGGGCGCGGGCGAGATCGTGGAGGTTCAGGTTCTGCGTTATTCGCATCTGGTCGGAGTGCGGCTGAAGCACCTCCGGGCAAGCAACTGGAGCGTCGCGCTGATATATTCCGGCGGCAGAATCATTCTCCCCAATAAGGAGAGCCGCATAAACATAGGCGACAGGCTGATTGTAGTCGGTGAACCTCAGGTCGTGAAAAGTGTCGTGGACACTCTCTCAAGGGGCGTGCCGAACTTCCCGCTCCGCTTCGGGCAGACCCTTTCGGTGTATATATCCGCAAACTATCCGGAAATAGTGAAGGAAGCAATCCTGATTCATTCCAACACCCTCTCCAAAAAACTCACGCTGATCCCACACCTTGGAAAGGGAATCAAGGGGTTGGCGGAGAAGATAAAAGAGCGCAAGCTTGAGTTTGAGATAGGCGACACAATC is a genomic window of Geovibrio thiophilus containing:
- a CDS encoding NAD-binding protein, which gives rise to MKETPNGLREKFTLIFGLGYFEIELVRFLRERKKLKVVDIRKEYQESMKDTLAGVELINGDASSIVTWKKININEVMNIIITIKDPDVVSECCRIAREVYGLDVQIIVLSYGNYPDSLLDKYNVNIVHPLNVGIEIIASMIEKNVAWPVNIGKGAGEIVEVQVLRYSHLVGVRLKHLRASNWSVALIYSGGRIILPNKESRINIGDRLIVVGEPQVVKSVVDTLSRGVPNFPLRFGQTLSVYISANYPEIVKEAILIHSNTLSKKLTLIPHLGKGIKGLAEKIKERKLEFEIGDTIASLKDLRGYEKGVLVVPKRKIFCCDLYYKGFFRTGTSPVLFAKGYESYERVLISLNSETPSFALETGIELAGLLKKPYEIIYVSAAEALRGQKETEYLNFRKNIVSDYEISEGVKLDFTVKEGNPVFETLGRINEYEGGGTLLVLTFDPKEQIGVFTPNVPYLLARSAGCSVLAVPVEEKNA